One Cardiocondyla obscurior isolate alpha-2009 linkage group LG11, Cobs3.1, whole genome shotgun sequence DNA segment encodes these proteins:
- the LOC139106608 gene encoding thyrotropin-releasing hormone-degrading ectoenzyme-like isoform X1, with translation MENDPAQEIPGYVRRHGWHVRTRIAVVVLICVGSMIIYWFVSTSMENRRDGRHRGSIGGKSHKMAHLKRLSDQVLPLEYTLKILPILEEKNFTMIGDAQIQFYSKAPTKHIRLHARTLDVQDVSVKEYRSPNAPKLKSTYFAMDEEDFINVYFLQLLIANEIYVLHIKYTIPLHEKPRGFFRSSYIDRDTNETRWIAVSNFSPDYARAAFPCFDEPWFKAPFRISIGRKSSMRSHSNSMRKFTEEIRGMPGYVWDHYERTFHMSTYVVAFMVTDFSSSDVTVADRPSHSIFYRKEIANDTKYLGDLVSKILRVLQNFTGSYYESDKLDVIVVPDLAYAAMENWGLITFREDVILIRKDDNIVESKKSLANIAAHEIAHQWFGNLVTPKWWDEVWVKEGFASFYGFLALHALEPATWDLRACFLIECHDVFDSDAGEAAHPLHIDLRKLTELTGVFDLTSYVKGNCMAYMMYHFLGERIFLSSVRHYLSTYRYRSADQEDLWNAFQAEIDRANGLPASSGLRMKDVMRTWTHQAGFPVLRVQQNRETGAIELTQNRFYHYGLNSTSEELWHVPLTWTTENEQQFSNTTPKAWMVKKRMKINDIALSRATSNNRWILFNINQTALYRVNYDVENWQLLAKSFRALPEITRAQVLTDSFAVGDAGLLEKRIMWDIFEKVETENGEILWTSALRLLTTIHDRLWDSDVFKFVTCIFINKVYSDVAPAVISKDPTLWTKFEINLMKSTCSVDHRACVTAVHTLARTVLQNDLSDSLPQEFRSWTYCTFVKVATEEQWLVLLKRYNESAVHDKKVLAFALGCHVNASLLQTYLSIMYSEVNVTSEYAEAALESIASNPYGHRVAIEFVTQHWDKFGANTTAENYNYANITLSKILNILSKHIHQEEDVEWLLRLKGQSEKYDITIGKVINKVQTNVAWYKKQKNEVTVEFGCSRKSGYGQRNCSVFVLNSFARKSKKIKFDLYVSLLLMLLIKNATLF, from the exons ATGGAGAACGATCCAGCGCAAG AAATCCCCGGTTACGTTAGGCGTCACGGATGGCACGTGAGAACGCGAATCGCGGTGGTGGTACTCATCTGCGTCGGTTCGATGATCATTTATTGGTTCGTCAGTACAAGCATGGAAAATCGGCGGGATGGGAGACACAGGGGATCAATCGGCGGGAAGTCTCATAAAATGGCACATTTGAAGAGGCTGTCCGATCAAGTTTTACCGTTAGAATACAC tTTGAAAATACTGCCCATATTGGAGGAGAAAAATTTCACGATGATCGGTGACGCGCAGATCCAGTTTTATTCCAAAGCACCGACTAAACATATACGACTTCACGCCCGCACGCTCGACGTACAAGATGTGAGCGTGAAGGAGTACCGTTCGCCAAATGCGCCAAAGTTAAAGAGCACGTACTTCGCAATGGACGAGGAGGACtttattaacgtatatttTCTACAACTATTGATAGCGAatgaaatttatgttttacatataaaatacacgATCCCGTTACACGAGAAACCAAGGGGATTCTTTAGGAGCTCGTACATTGATCGCGACACGAACGAAACCAG ATGGATCGCGGTGTCAAACTTCTCTCCAGATTATGCTCGAGCGGCTTTCCCGTGCTTCGACGAGCCGTGGTTCAAGGCGCCGTTTCGCATTTCGATCGGCAGAAAGTCTAGCATGCGATCCCACTCAAACTCAATGCGCAAATTCACCGAGGAAAT ACGCGGCATGCCGGGATACGTCTGGGACCATTACGAGAGAACCTTCCACATGTCCACTTACGTAGTCGCTTTTATGGTCACCGATTTCTCGAGTAGTGACGTTACCGTCGCCGATCGTCCGTCACACTCGATCTTTTACAGAAAGGAGATCGCGAACGATACGAAATATTTAGGCGACCTGGTATCGAAAATTCTCCGTGTGTTGCAAAACTTTACCGGATCCTATTACGAGTCAGATAAGCTGGATGTGATTGTGGTTCCTGACTTAGCGTATGCCGCAATGGAGAACTGGGGTCTTATAACGTTTCg AGAAGATGTTATCCTTATAAGGAAAGATGATAATATTGTTGAGAGTAAAAAGTCATTGGCTAATATTGCAGCACATGAGATCGCTCATCAATGGTTCGGTAATTTGGTAACGCCAAAATGGTGGGACGAAGTATGGGTGAAAGAAGGATTCGCCTCGTTTTATGGATTCTTAGCACTACATGCG CTTGAGCCCGCAACCTGGGACTTGCGGGCCTGTTTCCTGATTGAGTGTCACGACGTGTTTGACAGCGATGCTGGCGAAGCAGCACACCCGTTACATATTGATCTGAGAAAACTGACCGAGCTCACGGGCGTCTTCGATTTGACGTCGTACGTCAAGGGTAATTGCATGGCGTACATGATGTACCATTTTCTGGGTGAGCGAATCTTCCTCTCATCTGTGCGCCACTACCTGAGCACGTATCGCTATCGCAGCGCTGATCAGGAGGATCTCTGGAACGCTTTTCAAGCGGAGATCGATAGAGCGAATGGGCTACCGGCATCCTCAGGGCTACGCATGAAGGACGTTATGCGAACTTGGACGCATCAGGCCGGCTTCCCCGTCCTGCGTGTCCAACAGAATCGAGAAACCGGTGCGATCGAGCTTACGCAG AACCGATTTTATCATTATGGTTTAAATAGTACGAGCGAAGAGTTATGGCACGTCCCGCTGACGTGGACAACCGAAAATGAACAGCAATTTAGTAATACCACGCCGAAGGCATGGATGGTCAAGAAACGCATGAAAATTAACGACATTGCTTTGAGCCGGGCGACTTCCAACAACCGGTGGATTCTGTTCAATATCAATCAAACGG CATTGTACCGTGTCAACTACGACGTGGAGAACTGGCAGCTGTTAGCAAAATCCTTTCGAGCTCTACCGGAAATAACGAGAGCGCAAGTGCTCACGGATTCGTTTGCGGTGGGCGACGCGGGGCTGCTCGAAAAGAGAATTATGTGGGACATTTTTGAGAAGGTGGAGACGGAAAATGGGGAGATATTATGGACATCCGCGTTGCGTTTGCTGACCACCATTCACGACCGCCTTTGGGACTCGGACGTGTTTAAG TTCGTCACGtgcatttttatcaataaagtATATAGCGATGTGGCGCCGGCAGTGATCTCTAAAGATCCTACGCTGTGGACGAAATTCGAGATCAACCTAATGAAATCGACGTGCTCGGTGGACCATCGAGCATGCGTAACAGCAGTTCACACTTTGGCACGCACAGTGCTGCAAAATGATTTATCGGACTC TTTACCCCAAGAATTTCGTAGCTGGACGTACTGTACATTCGTGAAAGTTGCTACGGAGGAACAATGGCTGGTGCTCTTGAAAAGATACAACGAATCGGCGGTTCACGATAAAAAGGTCCTCGCATTCGCATTGGGGTGTCATGTTAATGCGAGCCTGTTGCAAAC atatctaTCGATAATGTATTCAGAAGTGAATGTAACGTCTGAATATGCGGAAGCTGCTCTCGAGTCCATAGCGTCAAACCCGTATGGGCATCGCGTTGCAATAGAATTCGTAACTCAGCATTGGGATAAATTTGGCGCAAACACAACGGCAGAAAATTATAACTA CGCGAATATTACcttaagtaaaatattgaatatctTGTCGAAACATATTCATCAAGAAGAAGATGTGGAATGG tTATTGCGACTGAAAGGCCAAAGTGAGAAGTACGACATCACGATAGggaaagttattaataaagttcaGACCAACGTCGCGTGGTATAAGAAGCAGAAAAACGAGGTAACTGTCGAGTTTGGCTGCTCGCGCAAAAGCGGATACGGCCAGAGAAATTGCTCGGTTTTcgtattaaattcttttgccaggaaaagtaaaaaaataaaattcgatctATACGTTTCATTACTCTTGatgttgttaattaaaaatgctactttattttaa
- the LOC139106608 gene encoding thyrotropin-releasing hormone-degrading ectoenzyme-like isoform X2, with the protein MENDPAQEIPGYVRRHGWHVRTRIAVVVLICVGSMIIYWFVSTSMENRRDGRHRGSIGGKSHKMAHLKRLSDQVLPLEYTLKILPILEEKNFTMIGDAQIQFYSKAPTKHIRLHARTLDVQDVSVKEYRSPNAPKLKSTYFAMDEEDFINVYFLQLLIANEIYVLHIKYTIPLHEKPRGFFRSSYIDRDTNETRWIAVSNFSPDYARAAFPCFDEPWFKAPFRISIGRKSSMRSHSNSMRKFTEEIRGMPGYVWDHYERTFHMSTYVVAFMVTDFSSSDVTVADRPSHSIFYRKEIANDTKYLGDLVSKILRVLQNFTGSYYESDKLDVIVVPDLAYAAMENWGLITFREDVILIRKDDNIVESKKSLANIAAHEIAHQWFGNLVTPKWWDEVWVKEGFASFYGFLALHALEPATWDLRACFLIECHDVFDSDAGEAAHPLHIDLRKLTELTGVFDLTSYVKGNCMAYMMYHFLGERIFLSSVRHYLSTYRYRSADQEDLWNAFQAEIDRANGLPASSGLRMKDVMRTWTHQAGFPVLRVQQNRETGAIELTQNRFYHYGLNSTSEELWHVPLTWTTENEQQFSNTTPKAWMVKKRMKINDIALSRATSNNRWILFNINQTALYRVNYDVENWQLLAKSFRALPEITRAQVLTDSFAVGDAGLLEKRIMWDIFEKVETENGEILWTSALRLLTTIHDRLWDSDVFKFVTCIFINKVYSDVAPAVISKDPTLWTKFEINLMKSTCSVDHRACVTAVHTLARTVLQNDLSDSLPQEFRSWTYCTFVKVATEEQWLVLLKRYNESAVHDKKVLAFALGCHVNASLLQTYLSIMYSEVNVTSEYAEAALESIASNPYGHRVAIEFVTQHWDKFGANTTAENYNYANITLSKILNILSKHIHQEEDVEWLLRLKGQSEKYDITIGKVINKVQTNVAWYKKQKNETLNVLEEIYRRRAETKNCRKRN; encoded by the exons ATGGAGAACGATCCAGCGCAAG AAATCCCCGGTTACGTTAGGCGTCACGGATGGCACGTGAGAACGCGAATCGCGGTGGTGGTACTCATCTGCGTCGGTTCGATGATCATTTATTGGTTCGTCAGTACAAGCATGGAAAATCGGCGGGATGGGAGACACAGGGGATCAATCGGCGGGAAGTCTCATAAAATGGCACATTTGAAGAGGCTGTCCGATCAAGTTTTACCGTTAGAATACAC tTTGAAAATACTGCCCATATTGGAGGAGAAAAATTTCACGATGATCGGTGACGCGCAGATCCAGTTTTATTCCAAAGCACCGACTAAACATATACGACTTCACGCCCGCACGCTCGACGTACAAGATGTGAGCGTGAAGGAGTACCGTTCGCCAAATGCGCCAAAGTTAAAGAGCACGTACTTCGCAATGGACGAGGAGGACtttattaacgtatatttTCTACAACTATTGATAGCGAatgaaatttatgttttacatataaaatacacgATCCCGTTACACGAGAAACCAAGGGGATTCTTTAGGAGCTCGTACATTGATCGCGACACGAACGAAACCAG ATGGATCGCGGTGTCAAACTTCTCTCCAGATTATGCTCGAGCGGCTTTCCCGTGCTTCGACGAGCCGTGGTTCAAGGCGCCGTTTCGCATTTCGATCGGCAGAAAGTCTAGCATGCGATCCCACTCAAACTCAATGCGCAAATTCACCGAGGAAAT ACGCGGCATGCCGGGATACGTCTGGGACCATTACGAGAGAACCTTCCACATGTCCACTTACGTAGTCGCTTTTATGGTCACCGATTTCTCGAGTAGTGACGTTACCGTCGCCGATCGTCCGTCACACTCGATCTTTTACAGAAAGGAGATCGCGAACGATACGAAATATTTAGGCGACCTGGTATCGAAAATTCTCCGTGTGTTGCAAAACTTTACCGGATCCTATTACGAGTCAGATAAGCTGGATGTGATTGTGGTTCCTGACTTAGCGTATGCCGCAATGGAGAACTGGGGTCTTATAACGTTTCg AGAAGATGTTATCCTTATAAGGAAAGATGATAATATTGTTGAGAGTAAAAAGTCATTGGCTAATATTGCAGCACATGAGATCGCTCATCAATGGTTCGGTAATTTGGTAACGCCAAAATGGTGGGACGAAGTATGGGTGAAAGAAGGATTCGCCTCGTTTTATGGATTCTTAGCACTACATGCG CTTGAGCCCGCAACCTGGGACTTGCGGGCCTGTTTCCTGATTGAGTGTCACGACGTGTTTGACAGCGATGCTGGCGAAGCAGCACACCCGTTACATATTGATCTGAGAAAACTGACCGAGCTCACGGGCGTCTTCGATTTGACGTCGTACGTCAAGGGTAATTGCATGGCGTACATGATGTACCATTTTCTGGGTGAGCGAATCTTCCTCTCATCTGTGCGCCACTACCTGAGCACGTATCGCTATCGCAGCGCTGATCAGGAGGATCTCTGGAACGCTTTTCAAGCGGAGATCGATAGAGCGAATGGGCTACCGGCATCCTCAGGGCTACGCATGAAGGACGTTATGCGAACTTGGACGCATCAGGCCGGCTTCCCCGTCCTGCGTGTCCAACAGAATCGAGAAACCGGTGCGATCGAGCTTACGCAG AACCGATTTTATCATTATGGTTTAAATAGTACGAGCGAAGAGTTATGGCACGTCCCGCTGACGTGGACAACCGAAAATGAACAGCAATTTAGTAATACCACGCCGAAGGCATGGATGGTCAAGAAACGCATGAAAATTAACGACATTGCTTTGAGCCGGGCGACTTCCAACAACCGGTGGATTCTGTTCAATATCAATCAAACGG CATTGTACCGTGTCAACTACGACGTGGAGAACTGGCAGCTGTTAGCAAAATCCTTTCGAGCTCTACCGGAAATAACGAGAGCGCAAGTGCTCACGGATTCGTTTGCGGTGGGCGACGCGGGGCTGCTCGAAAAGAGAATTATGTGGGACATTTTTGAGAAGGTGGAGACGGAAAATGGGGAGATATTATGGACATCCGCGTTGCGTTTGCTGACCACCATTCACGACCGCCTTTGGGACTCGGACGTGTTTAAG TTCGTCACGtgcatttttatcaataaagtATATAGCGATGTGGCGCCGGCAGTGATCTCTAAAGATCCTACGCTGTGGACGAAATTCGAGATCAACCTAATGAAATCGACGTGCTCGGTGGACCATCGAGCATGCGTAACAGCAGTTCACACTTTGGCACGCACAGTGCTGCAAAATGATTTATCGGACTC TTTACCCCAAGAATTTCGTAGCTGGACGTACTGTACATTCGTGAAAGTTGCTACGGAGGAACAATGGCTGGTGCTCTTGAAAAGATACAACGAATCGGCGGTTCACGATAAAAAGGTCCTCGCATTCGCATTGGGGTGTCATGTTAATGCGAGCCTGTTGCAAAC atatctaTCGATAATGTATTCAGAAGTGAATGTAACGTCTGAATATGCGGAAGCTGCTCTCGAGTCCATAGCGTCAAACCCGTATGGGCATCGCGTTGCAATAGAATTCGTAACTCAGCATTGGGATAAATTTGGCGCAAACACAACGGCAGAAAATTATAACTA CGCGAATATTACcttaagtaaaatattgaatatctTGTCGAAACATATTCATCAAGAAGAAGATGTGGAATGG tTATTGCGACTGAAAGGCCAAAGTGAGAAGTACGACATCACGATAGggaaagttattaataaagttcaGACCAACGTCGCGTGGTATAAGAAGCAGAAAAACGAG ACATTGAATGTACTCGAGGAAATTTATAGAAGACGTGCCGAAACGAAAAATTGCAggaaacgaaattaa
- the LOC139106608 gene encoding thyrotropin-releasing hormone-degrading ectoenzyme-like isoform X3 has translation MIIYWFVSTSMENRRDGRHRGSIGGKSHKMAHLKRLSDQVLPLEYTLKILPILEEKNFTMIGDAQIQFYSKAPTKHIRLHARTLDVQDVSVKEYRSPNAPKLKSTYFAMDEEDFINVYFLQLLIANEIYVLHIKYTIPLHEKPRGFFRSSYIDRDTNETRWIAVSNFSPDYARAAFPCFDEPWFKAPFRISIGRKSSMRSHSNSMRKFTEEIRGMPGYVWDHYERTFHMSTYVVAFMVTDFSSSDVTVADRPSHSIFYRKEIANDTKYLGDLVSKILRVLQNFTGSYYESDKLDVIVVPDLAYAAMENWGLITFREDVILIRKDDNIVESKKSLANIAAHEIAHQWFGNLVTPKWWDEVWVKEGFASFYGFLALHALEPATWDLRACFLIECHDVFDSDAGEAAHPLHIDLRKLTELTGVFDLTSYVKGNCMAYMMYHFLGERIFLSSVRHYLSTYRYRSADQEDLWNAFQAEIDRANGLPASSGLRMKDVMRTWTHQAGFPVLRVQQNRETGAIELTQNRFYHYGLNSTSEELWHVPLTWTTENEQQFSNTTPKAWMVKKRMKINDIALSRATSNNRWILFNINQTALYRVNYDVENWQLLAKSFRALPEITRAQVLTDSFAVGDAGLLEKRIMWDIFEKVETENGEILWTSALRLLTTIHDRLWDSDVFKFVTCIFINKVYSDVAPAVISKDPTLWTKFEINLMKSTCSVDHRACVTAVHTLARTVLQNDLSDSLPQEFRSWTYCTFVKVATEEQWLVLLKRYNESAVHDKKVLAFALGCHVNASLLQTYLSIMYSEVNVTSEYAEAALESIASNPYGHRVAIEFVTQHWDKFGANTTAENYNYANITLSKILNILSKHIHQEEDVEWLLRLKGQSEKYDITIGKVINKVQTNVAWYKKQKNEVTVEFGCSRKSGYGQRNCSVFVLNSFARKSKKIKFDLYVSLLLMLLIKNATLF, from the exons ATGATCATTTATTGGTTCGTCAGTACAAGCATGGAAAATCGGCGGGATGGGAGACACAGGGGATCAATCGGCGGGAAGTCTCATAAAATGGCACATTTGAAGAGGCTGTCCGATCAAGTTTTACCGTTAGAATACAC tTTGAAAATACTGCCCATATTGGAGGAGAAAAATTTCACGATGATCGGTGACGCGCAGATCCAGTTTTATTCCAAAGCACCGACTAAACATATACGACTTCACGCCCGCACGCTCGACGTACAAGATGTGAGCGTGAAGGAGTACCGTTCGCCAAATGCGCCAAAGTTAAAGAGCACGTACTTCGCAATGGACGAGGAGGACtttattaacgtatatttTCTACAACTATTGATAGCGAatgaaatttatgttttacatataaaatacacgATCCCGTTACACGAGAAACCAAGGGGATTCTTTAGGAGCTCGTACATTGATCGCGACACGAACGAAACCAG ATGGATCGCGGTGTCAAACTTCTCTCCAGATTATGCTCGAGCGGCTTTCCCGTGCTTCGACGAGCCGTGGTTCAAGGCGCCGTTTCGCATTTCGATCGGCAGAAAGTCTAGCATGCGATCCCACTCAAACTCAATGCGCAAATTCACCGAGGAAAT ACGCGGCATGCCGGGATACGTCTGGGACCATTACGAGAGAACCTTCCACATGTCCACTTACGTAGTCGCTTTTATGGTCACCGATTTCTCGAGTAGTGACGTTACCGTCGCCGATCGTCCGTCACACTCGATCTTTTACAGAAAGGAGATCGCGAACGATACGAAATATTTAGGCGACCTGGTATCGAAAATTCTCCGTGTGTTGCAAAACTTTACCGGATCCTATTACGAGTCAGATAAGCTGGATGTGATTGTGGTTCCTGACTTAGCGTATGCCGCAATGGAGAACTGGGGTCTTATAACGTTTCg AGAAGATGTTATCCTTATAAGGAAAGATGATAATATTGTTGAGAGTAAAAAGTCATTGGCTAATATTGCAGCACATGAGATCGCTCATCAATGGTTCGGTAATTTGGTAACGCCAAAATGGTGGGACGAAGTATGGGTGAAAGAAGGATTCGCCTCGTTTTATGGATTCTTAGCACTACATGCG CTTGAGCCCGCAACCTGGGACTTGCGGGCCTGTTTCCTGATTGAGTGTCACGACGTGTTTGACAGCGATGCTGGCGAAGCAGCACACCCGTTACATATTGATCTGAGAAAACTGACCGAGCTCACGGGCGTCTTCGATTTGACGTCGTACGTCAAGGGTAATTGCATGGCGTACATGATGTACCATTTTCTGGGTGAGCGAATCTTCCTCTCATCTGTGCGCCACTACCTGAGCACGTATCGCTATCGCAGCGCTGATCAGGAGGATCTCTGGAACGCTTTTCAAGCGGAGATCGATAGAGCGAATGGGCTACCGGCATCCTCAGGGCTACGCATGAAGGACGTTATGCGAACTTGGACGCATCAGGCCGGCTTCCCCGTCCTGCGTGTCCAACAGAATCGAGAAACCGGTGCGATCGAGCTTACGCAG AACCGATTTTATCATTATGGTTTAAATAGTACGAGCGAAGAGTTATGGCACGTCCCGCTGACGTGGACAACCGAAAATGAACAGCAATTTAGTAATACCACGCCGAAGGCATGGATGGTCAAGAAACGCATGAAAATTAACGACATTGCTTTGAGCCGGGCGACTTCCAACAACCGGTGGATTCTGTTCAATATCAATCAAACGG CATTGTACCGTGTCAACTACGACGTGGAGAACTGGCAGCTGTTAGCAAAATCCTTTCGAGCTCTACCGGAAATAACGAGAGCGCAAGTGCTCACGGATTCGTTTGCGGTGGGCGACGCGGGGCTGCTCGAAAAGAGAATTATGTGGGACATTTTTGAGAAGGTGGAGACGGAAAATGGGGAGATATTATGGACATCCGCGTTGCGTTTGCTGACCACCATTCACGACCGCCTTTGGGACTCGGACGTGTTTAAG TTCGTCACGtgcatttttatcaataaagtATATAGCGATGTGGCGCCGGCAGTGATCTCTAAAGATCCTACGCTGTGGACGAAATTCGAGATCAACCTAATGAAATCGACGTGCTCGGTGGACCATCGAGCATGCGTAACAGCAGTTCACACTTTGGCACGCACAGTGCTGCAAAATGATTTATCGGACTC TTTACCCCAAGAATTTCGTAGCTGGACGTACTGTACATTCGTGAAAGTTGCTACGGAGGAACAATGGCTGGTGCTCTTGAAAAGATACAACGAATCGGCGGTTCACGATAAAAAGGTCCTCGCATTCGCATTGGGGTGTCATGTTAATGCGAGCCTGTTGCAAAC atatctaTCGATAATGTATTCAGAAGTGAATGTAACGTCTGAATATGCGGAAGCTGCTCTCGAGTCCATAGCGTCAAACCCGTATGGGCATCGCGTTGCAATAGAATTCGTAACTCAGCATTGGGATAAATTTGGCGCAAACACAACGGCAGAAAATTATAACTA CGCGAATATTACcttaagtaaaatattgaatatctTGTCGAAACATATTCATCAAGAAGAAGATGTGGAATGG tTATTGCGACTGAAAGGCCAAAGTGAGAAGTACGACATCACGATAGggaaagttattaataaagttcaGACCAACGTCGCGTGGTATAAGAAGCAGAAAAACGAGGTAACTGTCGAGTTTGGCTGCTCGCGCAAAAGCGGATACGGCCAGAGAAATTGCTCGGTTTTcgtattaaattcttttgccaggaaaagtaaaaaaataaaattcgatctATACGTTTCATTACTCTTGatgttgttaattaaaaatgctactttattttaa
- the Kal1 gene encoding anosmin-1, translating into MSMTPFEAACLIACVDDSRCPDLAKCCSHDCGITCMHPIGLDSRNDLPAVPENLQIQQQKRNLVFLTWRNGKLSGSNVSANDGDVRYLVEERHLVGPRYMESRLSSWTVCHVSTKPHATLRGRLKTGHWYQFRVAAVNANGSRGYSQPSRPFKTKEPRNPKEPQNLTLSNARLVGGKLRINLRWIKPVSDVPISFYKVFWSRFIHGPTNDSILVYHKTILKDKTCYELKNLELECQYFLQVQAVAVYGGRRLTSRKASKVFNSTDYMAYADVGRRSRRCERTQAGLHVRRMNCHCGEVKARLVWPTSNDASMYNITWQEESCSRKKSPERRKSTAWKIVQTSHYDLRQLRNDCMYSANVRSILKNGDTIGHGASIEFFATGCQDDEKRRKYLRGKITRCKTKSSRSIKQFSGLFVINK; encoded by the exons ATGTCAATGACGCCCTTCGAAGCCGCCTGCTTGATCGCTTGCGTCGACGACTCTCGCTGCCCGGATTTAGCCAAGTGTTGCTCCCACGATTGCGGCATCACGTGCATGCATCCCATCGGTTTGGACAGTCGAAATG ACCTACCGGCCGTGCCCGAGAACCTGCAGATACAGCAGCAAAAGAGAAATCTAGTATTTCTGACATGGCGCAACGGCAAGTTGAGTGGTAGCAACGTGTCCGCGAACGACGGGGACGTTCGCTATTTGGTCGAGGAGCGTCACCTCGTCGGCCCCAGGTATATGGAATCCAGATTAAGTTCCTGGACCGTATGTCACGTGTCGACGAAGCCGCACGCGACTCTTCGAGGTAGACTAAAAACGGGACACTGGTATCAGTTTCGTGTGGCGGCTGTCAATGCAAATGGATCACGCGGATATTCGCAGCCGTCCAGGCCTTTTAAAACGAAAG AACCGCGAAATCCGAAGGAGCCGCAGAACTTGACCTTGTCTAACGCGCGGCTCGTGGGTGGAAAGCTGCGTATTAACTTACGCTGGATTAAACCGGTATCAGACGTACCGATATCGTTTTATAAAGTGTTCTGGAGCAGATTCATTCACGGACCAACGAACGATTCCATTCTCGTTTATCACAAGACGATTCTAAAA GATAAGACCTGCTATGAATTAAAGAATCTGGAGCTCGAATGCCAGTATTTCCTTCAAGTGCAAGCGGTCGCGGTATATGGTGGACGACGTCTTACCTCACGCAAGGCGTCCAAGGTTTTCAACAGCACCGATTATATGGCGTACG CCGACGTCGGGAGACGTTCTCGCAGGTGCGAGCGGACGCAGGCCGGTCTCCACGTGCGTCGCATGAATTGCCACTGCGGCGAAGTCAAGGCTCGTTTAGTTTGGCCGACGAGCAACGACGCTAGCATGTACAATATCACTTGGCAAGAAGAGTCCTGTTCGCGCAAGAAGAGCCCGGAACGTCGGAAATCTACAGCTTGGAAGATAGTTCAG ACGTCACACTATGATTTGCGACAACTTCGAAATGACTGTATGTACAGCGCAAATGTGCGAAGCATATTGAAGAATGGCGATACGATCGGCCACGGTGCCAGTATAGAGTTTTTCGCAACCGGATGCCAGGATGACGAAAAACGGCGAAAGTATTTGCGCGGAAAAATTACGCGATGCAAAACGAAATCGTCCAGATCTATAAAGCAGTTTTCCGGTTTATttgtgataa